One genomic region from Argentina anserina chromosome 2, drPotAnse1.1, whole genome shotgun sequence encodes:
- the LOC126783688 gene encoding pentatricopeptide repeat-containing protein At2g29760, chloroplastic-like, with product MDQKLLKILQSCNSLKQLKQTHLHILIHGLQDSIFMLPKLLTLASQLGSLPYAHSIFQHSSFPNVVAYNTMIKCSIGKTRVDALRVYDQMKTFRIAPNSYTFTFLLKALESFEALEDGRVVHGDIVKLGFGSSVVVLNHLLDFFSKCTGGLDFDSARKVFDEMPERDVVSWNSMIAGYMGRGRVEPAMRLFHSAPAKNTVTWNSVVTGLAKVGEMEMARSVFEEMPERNDVSWNSLISAYTKLGAMSSARCLFEKMPEKTVVSWTAMVSGYTAIGDIESAWKVFTLMPVKNAISWNAMIAGYVHNNMFDQALSVFQKMLIDGKCRPDLSTLISVLSACTHLGSLEHGKWIESYIKWSKFDMSVSLGNALIDMFAKCGDVESAKAVFDKMDTRCIITWTTMVSGLAVNSWCREALALFETMCLRGPKPDDVIFIAVLSACAHGGLVDEGKIVFYQMQHEFDIKPRIEHYGCMVDLLGRAGKLEEALSFVENMHLEPNGVIWASLLSSCKIHGNKDLVEYVTRRITEQEPADPGYLTLVSNLSASVGKWKDVLAYRQVMRQQGVEKVPGCSSVQVGNKINEFLAHDTRHEERKDIYGVLNCLNEQVAADEVLWG from the coding sequence ATGGACCAAAAACTGCTGAAAATCTTGCAATCCTGCAACTCTCTGAAACAACTGAAACAGACCCACCTTCACATTCTCATCCATGGCCTCCAAGACAGCATCTTTATGCTCCCCAAGCTCCTCACACTCGCCTCCCAACTGGGTTCTCTTCCCTACGCTCATTCCATCTTCCAGCATTCTTCCTTCCCAAACGTTGTCGCTTACAACACTATGATAAAATGCTCCATAGGAAAGACCCGTGTGGACGCGTTGCGCGTCTATGACCAGATGAAGACGTTCCGCATTGCGCCGAATAGTTACACCTTCACTTTTCTTCTCAAAGCACTTGAGTCTTTTGAGGCACTTGAAGATGGGAGAGTGGTTCACGGTGACATTGTCAAGCTCGGGTTCGGCTCCAGCGTCGTTGTTCTGAACCACCTGTTGGATTTTTTCTCTAAATGTACGGGTGGGTTGGATTTTGATTCTGCAAGGaaggtgtttgatgaaatgcctGAGAGGGATGTGGTGTCTTGGAATTCTATGATTGCTGGTTACATGGGTCGCGGTAGGGTGGAGCCTGCAATGCGGCTGTTTCACTCGGCGCCGGCGAAGAACACTGTGACGTGGAATTCTGTTGTTACTGGCCTTGCCAAGGTTGGAGAAATGGAGATGGCGCGTTCGGTTTTTGAGGAAATGCCGGAGAGAAATGATGTTTCTTGGAATTCATTGATAAGTGCATATACGAAGTTGGGGGCTATGAGCTCGGCGAGGTGTTTGTTTGAGAAAATGCCGGAGAAAACAGTGGTTTCGTGGACCGCCATGGTGTCTGGATACACTGCCATTGGAGATATTGAATCAGCCTGGAAAGTGTTCACTTTGATGCCGGTTAAAAATGCTATATCGTGGAATGCGATGATTGCAGGTTATGTTCATAACAACATGTTTGATCAAGCTCTTTCTGTTTTCCAGAAGATGTTGATAGATGGCAAGTGCAGGCCTGATCTGAGTACCTTGATCAGTGTGCTATCGGCCTGTACTCACTTGGGTTCTCTTGAACATGGGAAATGGATCGAGTCTTATATTAAGTGGAGCAAGTTTGACATGTCTGTATCTTTAGGAAATGCTCTGATAGACATGTTTGCAAAGTGTGGAGATGTAGAAAGCGCAAAAGCTGTTTTTGACAAGATGGACACAAGATGTATAATTACATGGACGACAATGGTTTCAGGTCTGGCTGTTAATAGTTGGTGCAGGGAAGCATTAGCTCTCTTTGAAACAATGTGTTTGAGAGGACCTAAACCAGATGATGTGATTTTCATTGCTGTGTTATCTGCTTGTGCTCATGGAGGGCTGGTGGACGAGGgcaaaattgttttttatcAGATGCAACATGAGTTTGACATCAAACCCCGAATAGAGCATTATGGGTGCATGGTTGATCTTCTAGGTCGGGCTGGAAAGTTGGAAGAAGCACTCAGTTTTGTAGAAAACATGCATTTGGAACCCAATGGCGTCATTTGGGCCAGTCTACTGAGTTCCTGTAAGATTCATGGAAATAAAGATCTGGTGGAGTATGTAACCAGGCGTATTACAGAGCAGGAACCAGCAGACCCCGGCTATTTAACTCTTGTTTCTAATTTGAGTGCATCAGTTGGAAAGTGGAAAGATGTGTTGGCCTATCGGCAAGTTATGAGACAGCAGGGAGTAGAAAAAGTTCCTGGTTGCAGCTCAGTCCAAGTGGGGAACAAGATAAATGAGTTTCTTGCTCATGATACAAGGCATGAGGAAAGAAAAGACATTTATGGAGTGTTGAATTGTTTAAATGAGCAGGTGGCAGCAGATGAGGTACTTTGGGGTTAG